The DNA region TTGTTCGGGCAGGTCGCGGTTTTCGAGGATCCAGTCGGCTCCCTTGCCGCCGACGAGCGCACGCATTGTCACGGTGTTCTCCTGAGTTCGTTCGAGTCGAGTGCGGCGGTCAGTCGCCGAGGTTCGGTGGCGTGGTCGCCAGCAGGCGCGGATCCGGTTCGCCGCCGGCGGTGGCGAGTGCTCCGGCGAGAGCCTTTGCGAGCGTGAGCAAGTCGCGGGGATTCCGCTTGTCCAGCCCGCCCAGCAGCTGCTTCAGGACGGTGAGCTGGTCGAAGTAGATCCGTTCGATCGCCAGGTGCTCGTGCTCGTCGAACACGAAATATGCCGTCATCCTGGTCCGGTGGGCCGAACCGGTCGGCGGGATCTTGCCCAGCGGACCGAGATGCGTTCCCAGCAGCCAGAATTCGACGATCACCGCGTCATGGCTGTGCCGCAGCGCGATGATCTCGTGATCCTGGTCGGGGAACGCGACCCGAGTGTCGTGGTAGTAGTCGCGGACCTCGCTGTCGCCGTCGTGGACGACCATCGGGGCGATCAGCTCGTAATGCGGGTGCGGGAACGTGGAAAGCGTTGCGTTCCAGTCCTGGGTGACCTCGTCGTGGAAGTGGTCGAGGACGAGCTTCTCCCGTGCGCGCAGGACATCCTCGGGAGGCAGGGTGAATCGTGACGACATCGGGGGTCTCCTCAGAGCTGTGGTCCGTGCGTGATGTGGCCGTGGCTGAAGGTGGGGCGGGTGCCCGGGTTGGTCCACATGCCGGTGAGTTCGCTGGATGGGAAGAACTGCAGGAAGCGCGAGTCGGATTGACTGCGATCCGCCAGCGTCTTCTCGAGAATGATCGAGTTGTATTGATCGGCGGTGGTCTCGATCGTGTTGGCGTTGAGCACGATCTCCTGCTGCCACTGCCGCGCCCACCGGGCCAGCCCCGGCAGCCGGGAGTGTTCCGGTGTCAGCGCCTCGGTCGCGATCACGTTCTCGCTGCTGACCCAGATTCCGGTCGCGGTATTGACCACCAGGCTCTGATTGCCGAACACATGGCCAGGCGTTTTGACCACGGCGACACCGGGACCCAGGACGATCGAGCCGTCGATGGGCAGGAAGGCTTCAGCAGGGACATCACGGTAGGTGGCGGGCTGATACCACGGCTTCTGCAAGGGATGCAGCTCCGCCATCGCGGCCAGTTCGTCCTGCTGCACAACGACTTTCGCGTTGGGAAAGATCGCCGTCGGTGTGGTGCCGAGGTCGTCCTGATGGGCGGTGGTGCCGATCCAACGCCGCAGGTCCTGGGTATGGAGATGGTCGAACATCAGGTAGTCGACCTCCTCGCGGGCGATCCCCAGACGCGACAGATGATCCAGCACCGTGCCGTGCTCACGGACCATGCGCCGTTCGATCACCGCGGGAGTGTGCTGCGACAGATTGTCGAAATACGGTGTGTACCTGCCGAGTTCGACGTCCGATGGCTCGAACAGCAGGATGCGGCGGCGGCCGTCGGAGTCGCGCCAGCGGATCACGAGCATCCGGTTGGTGATCGACAGGAACGGTGCGAGCGCCCGCGAGGCGCGGAACAAGCCGAACCGTGTCGGATACGGCAGGGTCACCAGATCGCAGGTGGTGATGCTGTCGGGGGTGCCGGTGCCGGGAAACTCGCGGCGGAACGCCTGTGCTTGTCGGCGGGCGACCTGTAGTCGCGCGCCCGGACCGCCCTCGACGTGGGCGGGATCGGTGAAGGTGTCGATTCGGGTTCCGACGGTCGGCAGATCGACCACATCGGAGGTGCCCCAGGGGAAACGCATGTCGGACTCCAATATCCACAGCGTGGGTTTTACTGCTCACAACCTATACCCACAGTGTGGATTTAATCAAGGGGGTGAGGCAGAATGACCGCATGGCCAGCCAAGCTCCCCCAGCCCGCCGCGGACGGCCCCCGAGAGGAGCCGGGCAGCTCACCCGCACCCGGATCGTCGAGGCGACGCTCGACGTGATCGATCGCGACGGGATCGACTCGGTCGGGATGCGCGCGGTCGCGCGGGTGCTGGAGGTCGACCCGAAGAGCCTCTACAACCACGTCGAAGGCAAGGACGGATTGCTCGACGCCGTCGCCGAACACCTCTTGGGCTCGATCGAATTGCCCACGCGCAGTGGTGACCTGCGCACCGACCTCCGTGCCATCGCGAACGCCTTCCGCGACCGCGCACTGGTCCACCCCGCCGCCTCCGCGCTGGTCCTCACCCGGCAGCTGGCGTCCGCGGCGGGATTGGCTCCGATCCAGGCGGTACTGGAAATCCTCCGCGCCGCCGGCTGCGCCCCGCCGAAGCGGTACACCTGATGCGCACCCTCCTGGCCACCCTCATCGGCACCGTCCTGCGCGAAGTGAACGCCGGCCCCGTCTACGGCACCAGTGACACCGACGGCATCGCCGCCCGCCAGGCGATCCTGGAACAGTCGGGACTACCCGCGGTCGTCGAAGCCGCCCCCTACCTGGCCCGGTTCGACCGCCAAGCCGAATTCGACTACACCATCGACCTGGCTCTCGACGTGGTCACCGCCCGCATCCCGCCGACACCACAGCGCTGACCCGGCCCGAGGCCGCACCACACGGAACACTGCGAACCCTGCGCGACGGATTCGTAGTCGGGGTGGCCAATCCCAAGACCACGGTCTTCTTCGCCGCGGTCCTGCCGCAGTTCGTAGACCCGCAACAAGGGGCACGCGATCCCGCAAATGCTCCTGATCTTCAACATCGTCGCCGTGGCATGCGACAGCACCTGGGGCATGGCCGCCGCCGCAGCGCGAACCTGGTTCGCCGATTCGCCGAAGCGTCTCGCCGCGGTCGGCGGAGCCGGTGGACTCGCCATGATCGGACTGGGCGTCACCGTCGCCGTGACGGGCCGCAGGGACTGAATTCCTGCACTCTCGGGCGTCCCGGTGTCAGCCGATATTGACCACGCGAGCCCAGGCGGGTGGGGTGTCCGGAACGTAGTTCGGATCGTCTTCGAGCGAGGAGGTTGCGCGGGGAAACAGACCCACCACGGTGCGGCAGGGTGGACGGCTGGTCGGCCACGGGGTTTGGCCGTCGGTGAGGACTACCAGGACATCCGGGCGGGGTTGAGTGCGTAGGGCTTTGGTGAAACCGGTGCGGAGGTCGGTGCCGCCGCCGCCGAGCAGCGTGATGCCGTCGGCGCGGCAGATCGGATCGACGATGCGGGCGGCGGTGTCGCAGGACAGAACGGTGACCAGGTCTCGTCGGCCGCCCAGGGCTTGGGAGATCGCGGCTGATTCGAGTAGGGCGCTGCCCAATTCGGAGTCGCTGACCGAGGCGGAGGTGTCGATGAGGATGCAGACGCGGGTGGGTTGCGGCGGAGGCTCGGCAGGACGATGCCGGGTAGGGAGGGGGATCGGCGAGCGGGGCGGCCGTAGGTGTAATCCTCGCCTACGCCGGGGGCGGAAGCTGCTGAGCGGATGGCGGCCCCCAGGAGGGCTCGCCAGGGTTGGGGTGGGTGCAGGGCCTGCTCCGCCCAGCGTCGCCAGGCTCGCGGCGTGTCGCCGGGTCGGGCGGTGATGCCTTGGGCGACACGGAATTTGACGGCTTCACGTTGTTGGTCGGTGAGGCCGTCGGCGCCGTCGGGGCCGAGGTCCCAGTCGCGGTCCGCACCGTCGGCGCCGCTGCCGCAGTCGAGCCAGGCGAAGTTCTCGGTGAGCTGGCCGAGGCGGAACTGGCGGAGGTAGTCCTCCATGAGTTCGCCGGAGTCGAGGCCGAGGGACGCCGGTGTGACGGCTCCTTCGGGGTGGACCAGGCCGTCGCCGAAGGCGTCGTCGTTGATCTCGGCATCGGCGGCGATGTTCATGCGGAGTCGCTCCGCGGGTCCGGTCAGGTTGTGCGCCTCAGCGAATCGGTCGCTGCGGCCGTGATGGTCCCGCAGGAGGTGCGAAACCTCGTGCACCAGAACGGAAGCCAGGTCCTCGACCGGGGTGCGGTCGACGAAGGCCGGGGACACGTAGCAGCGCCAGTAGCGGTCGACGGCCATGGTCGGGACGGTGCGCGACTCGACGATGTGCAGGGCGTACAGGGCGGTCGCGAGGTAGGGGCGGGCGCGGACGGCCAGCAGTCGTGCGGCGCAGAGCTTGTCGGCGTCGAGGCCGAGTGTGGAGGTCATCGCGCCACCCGTGCGGCGACGCGGGCCGCCGCGCGATCCGCGCCCTGGGATACCGCCACCATGCCGGTGAGTCGTTCGATCGAGGCCGGTACGTCCCAATCATCTCGGCGCAGCGTGGCGAGGGTGGTCGCGGGGACGACCACCAGGTCGGGCGCACCGGTTTCGGCGGCGTTCACCAGCAGCGTCCAAGCCGCGTCCCAGCGGGACCGCTCCGGTCGTTGCCGGACCGCCGCCACCACCGCGTCGAGCACCGCCTGGCGCAGATCTCCGCGCTCGGGCAGGACGGCGGCAGCCGGATCGGCGAGCAGTCGCTCAGGGTCGGGGAGGTCCATGTGGTCGATGCTGGTGAGCAGTTCGAAGCCGGGGCCGTCGCCGACCGTGCCCCGGACCAGCAGGGACAGCACGTCCCGGCAGGAGCCCGCGGCGGTGGCGAAGGCGATCAGCCGCACCGTCATCTCCCAGCTGCGCGGCGACGGCCAGGCGCCGCCCCGGCGCGCCTCGGTGCTGGGGAGTTGATGCACGAGTTTGGGACGGGCCGCGAGCAGTCCGCACACCGCGCGGCGCGCGAAAGCCACAGCGTCCGGGAACATTTCGGGGTCGAGGGTGGGTAGCGTCGCGACCGGCCAGGTACCGCCGAGGCCGCGGACGACCACGTCGTGCTCGTGAAACCACTGCAGGTGCACGAAACGGTTGGCCAGTGGCGGACTCAGCTCCCAGCCGTCGGCCGCCGACGAGCGGGGGTTGGCGGCCGCCACGATGCGCACGCCCGCGGGGAGTCGCAGCGAGCCGATCCGGCGTTCCAGGACGAGCCGGAGCAGGGCCGCCTGCACGGCGGGCGGTGCCGTCGAGAGCTCGTCGAGGAACAGCAGTCCCCGGCCCTCGTGGACAAGACGCACGGCCCAGTCCGGCGGGGCCATCGGGACGCCCTGGGTGGCCGGGTCGTCACCGATGATGGGCAGGCCCGAAAAGTCCGACGGCTCATGGACGCTCGCGATGACCGTGGTCAGCGGAAGATCCAGGGAATGCGCGAGTTGGGTGAGGGCTGCGGTCTTGCCGATTCCGGGCTCGCCCCACAGCAGGACCGGCAGATCCGCGGCGACGGCCAGCGTCAAGGCTTCGAGTTGGAGATTGGGGCGTGGCTCGGTGGTGACCTCACCCAGCAAGGTGAGCAGGTCGCCGGCGATGTCGAGTTGGGAGGTGCGGTTCGGGGTGCAAGTAGGCATGCGTGAATCACCTTCAGGTTGAAAAGAATCGAGTGGACGAGAAAGTCGCGGGGTCAGAACAAGGTGGCGTGACGGGGATGCGAGCGCAACGGCCGGCGCGGCTCCCGAGGAATGCGACGATCGGCCGTCGACAGTCCCGATCGGAACAGTCCGTAGGTGATCCGCCGCTGCGCGGCAGCCTCCAGTTCGTCGAGCAGCGCTCCACTGCGCAGCGCGGCGCCGGGGCCGACCAGCCCGTCGACAACCGCGAGCGCACCCGCGACGTCGCCGTGAGCCAAACGTTCGCGAACGCCGGAAATGTCATCGGGCTGCCGATACGCTCGATCGATCGCCTGCAAACACGGCAGCGGGGTACCGGTCAACGCGACCAGCAATTCCTCCCGCCGAATCTCCGCAGGGTCATGATCCAGCGCCGCGAGCACCCCATCGACCAGCCCGATCCGATGCTGCTCGCCGCGGCATTCCACCCAGCGTGGCTGACCGGCCGACGCTGTGCCACAACAGGTTTCGTCTCGCGAATATCCGGGTTCGAGCGCCGAGGCCACCAGCGGATGCAGCTGATCGGCCGCGATCGCACCGGCCCGCAGCAATTCCAGATCGGGCAGCGTCCAGGTTGCCGCGTCGGGCAGAATCGGCAGCGCGGACACCAGGCCCGGTGGATATCTCTCCACGACCCGCAAACCCGGCGGATCATCGCCGTCCGGAGGCAGTTCCACGACGACCCGTCGCGCCCCGGCCCGCACCAGAACGGGGCCGGCCGGACATCCCTGGTCGCGCAACAGGATCGCCGCCTCGTCGGCCCACCGGTCCACGGCGCAACCCGGCGGTGCTAGCGCAGCGAGTCGGGGGTCGATCCTGCCGGTATCGTCGAATTGCGCTGCTCCGGACCGTATCCGAAGCTCACCGCTGCTGTCCGCATCCCACAGGTGGCGGTGCAGATCCAGCCGATACCGCCGGTTGGGTCGAGGATGTGGATGCAGTCCACCGATGGTCCCGGTATTGGACTCCGTCCACAGTGCGAGGCTGATCCGCTGACCGGCATCCGCCCAAGCGGGCGCGGTTCGCACCACAAGATGCGCCGGACCGGCCTTGCCGCAACCGTTTCCGTACTCGTCGGTGTCGTACCGAGCGAGAGTCATCGTCAGCCCCGGTCGCAACAACCCGTCAGGAGCGACCCGAGGTAGATGCCATCGCAGCAAATCCGGTGCCAGACAGAGCAAATCGGCCCGCACGCGAGCAGTGAGCGCTCGCCCGTGTATCCGGGTCACCGATCGCAAATCGATATCCACATCGAAACCCGCTGCGGCGCAGGCCCCAGCCCAATCCCCGGCACGACGCCGAGCAGTAGCGGTCTTGATCATGGAGGGCGGCACGGCGAATTCGCGCACGCGCAGCCAGAGTGAATGTCGGGAATCGGTCCCATCCGCAATCCTGGTGTGCATCAGCACTCACCAGAAGCGGACGAGGCCCCCAATCTTTGCTCAGAATGAGTAGTCATCGTGCCGATCATAACGCCCCACCCCGATCCGGGCCACCTGCCCGGATCGATATGTCCACGGCGAGGACTAGACCGTGCAGTGCGACGGGGGCGCGGTTTCGGCGGCGGAGCTGGTCATGGTGCCACCTTTGAGCTGGCACAGCAGGGTTTTCAGGCCGAGGTCGGCCATGCTGGCGGAGCCCGAGGCGGAACCGCTGTCGGCGACGGGCCCGGGGGGTGTCGCGGCGGCGGTGGCGGCCAGGGGGCCGAGGGTGAGGAGAGCGGTGGTGGAGGCTGCGGCGATGAATCGGTGCACTGGGTCCCTTTCGACCCGACGAACAGTAGTTGCGGTCGTTCCGTTTGGAACGACCGCAACTTTGGGGGCATCTCGTCGCGGACCGGGTCAGCCGGAGATGCTGGGGATCGGGCACCCGAAACTTCCGGTGGCCGCGGACGGGCCCACCTGGACGGTGACGGGGTCGAGGGCCAGCGTTTGGGGGGTGTCGAAACCGGCTGTGGCGGTGAGGGTGTGGGCGCCGGGGGTGGCGGGGGTCCACGAGACCTTGGCGGGGTTGCCGACCAGGACGGTGGTGCCGATTTTGGCGGTGCCGATGAGCGTGCCGTTGTCGAAGAAGGTGACCGGCATCTCGTTGTAGGCGCTGCTGCCGCCGCCGACCAGGTCGCCGCTGGTCACCTTGTAGGTGCAGCCGGCGAGCGGCTTCGAGCCTTCGACGGTGACGGGGCCGTAACCGGCTGCCGCGGCGTCGGGGGCGGTGGCCAGTAGGAGGGCGGCCGCGCCGGCCGAGACGGTCGCGGCGGTCTTCGCGCAGCGCGTCCAGGGTGATGTCATGAGCTGCCTTTCACTACGGAATATCCGTGGGTTCAGGGACATTCGGCGAGATCCAGCGATCCCGCCGAAGTAGTGAAATTAACACGCTTCAGATATCGACGGTTAGAGGACGGTCTGGGTTTGGGTCACCTTGGCGACGAGGACGCCCGCGTCATCCCGGATCTCGGTCTCCACGACGATGAAGCTGCGTCCGGTGTGCAGCGGCGTCGAGGTCGCGGTGGCGTGGCCGGAGCGCAGGGCGCGCACGAAGTTCGTCTTCGACTCCACCGTGGTCGTCCCCTGCTTGCCCGCCGGAAGATTCAGGTAGGCGCACACCGCAGCCGTCGCGTCGGCCAGCGACATGAGGGCGCCGCCGTGCAGGGAACCGCCCAGCGTGCACAGGTCCTCGCGCCACGCCAGCCGGCTGCGCACCAGCTCCGGACGGCAGTCGAGGACCTGCACGCCGAGGCCCTCGGTGAACGGCATGGTGGCGAACAGCTGGGCGCCGGTCGGGCCGGCGGAGATGTCGGTCATGAGTCGACTGTGCCCGGTCGCGGGAGCGGAGTCGATTACTTCGCGGGTAATCGACTGCGGCCCGCGGCAATCGGTGGCGGGTGTACGACCGGTCGGTCTGGAAGACTCGTCGAGTGCAGGTTGGTGTGCTGGGGCCGGTTCGGGTCCACGCGGAGGACGGGGCGCGGGTCGACATCCCCGGAGTCCGGGTGCGAATGCTGGTGGCGCGGTTGGCGCTGGAATCGGGGCGCGACGTGCCGGTGCCGGCGCTCATCGACGGCCTGTGGGGTGAGGAGCCGCCCGCCGACGCGCCGGGCGCCCTGCAGGCGCTGGTATCGCGCCTGCGGAAGGCGTTGCGCGAGGCCGGCACGGTCGAATTCGGGCCCGGCGGCTACCGGCTGCCCGGGGTGCGGGTGGACGCCGATCGGTTCGAGGACCTGGTGCGGCGGGGACGACAGGAGCTGGCGGCGGGCCGCGCCGAAGCCGCCGCCCGGCTGCTGAGCGAAGCGCTCGAGCTGTGGCGCGGACCCGCGCTCGGCGACGTGCTGGACGCGCCGTTCGCACAGACCACCGCGACCCGGCTCGACGAGCTGCGCGCCGCCGCGCTGGAAGACCGATTCGAGGCCGAGCTGCGACTGGGCCGCCACGCCGAGATTCAGACCGACCTCGAGATCGCGGCCGCCGACAACCCCCTCGGCGAACGACTGGCAGCCCTGCGCATCCGGGCCCTGGCGGCCGCCGGCCGGCAAGCGGACGCCCTGGCGGCGTACGAGGAGACGCGGGCGCGACTCGACGAGGAACTTGGCATCGACCCCTCGGCGATCCTGCGCGAAACGCATCTGGCGCTGCTGCGCGGTGAACTCGAAAGCCCGCCCCCGCGCCGGGAACCCGTGACCCGCTCGCTGCCGGTCCGGCTCACCGGATTCGTCGGGCGCGAACCCGAACTCGCGGAACTGACCGGGCTGCTGACGGATTCCCGGCTGGTCACGATCGTGGGCCCCGGCGGCGCGGGCAAGACCCGCCTCGCCGTCGAGGCCATGGATCGGCCGGCGACCGGGGCGGTGTTCTTCGTCCCGCTGGCCGAACTGGGCGCACCGGATCAACTCGCCGACGCGGTCGCGGGCGCACTCGACGCCGGCCC from Nocardia tengchongensis includes:
- a CDS encoding ester cyclase; amino-acid sequence: MSSRFTLPPEDVLRAREKLVLDHFHDEVTQDWNATLSTFPHPHYELIAPMVVHDGDSEVRDYYHDTRVAFPDQDHEIIALRHSHDAVIVEFWLLGTHLGPLGKIPPTGSAHRTRMTAYFVFDEHEHLAIERIYFDQLTVLKQLLGGLDKRNPRDLLTLAKALAGALATAGGEPDPRLLATTPPNLGD
- a CDS encoding TetR/AcrR family transcriptional regulator, coding for MASQAPPARRGRPPRGAGQLTRTRIVEATLDVIDRDGIDSVGMRAVARVLEVDPKSLYNHVEGKDGLLDAVAEHLLGSIELPTRSGDLRTDLRAIANAFRDRALVHPAASALVLTRQLASAAGLAPIQAVLEILRAAGCAPPKRYT
- a CDS encoding MoxR family ATPase codes for the protein MPTCTPNRTSQLDIAGDLLTLLGEVTTEPRPNLQLEALTLAVAADLPVLLWGEPGIGKTAALTQLAHSLDLPLTTVIASVHEPSDFSGLPIIGDDPATQGVPMAPPDWAVRLVHEGRGLLFLDELSTAPPAVQAALLRLVLERRIGSLRLPAGVRIVAAANPRSSAADGWELSPPLANRFVHLQWFHEHDVVVRGLGGTWPVATLPTLDPEMFPDAVAFARRAVCGLLAARPKLVHQLPSTEARRGGAWPSPRSWEMTVRLIAFATAAGSCRDVLSLLVRGTVGDGPGFELLTSIDHMDLPDPERLLADPAAAVLPERGDLRQAVLDAVVAAVRQRPERSRWDAAWTLLVNAAETGAPDLVVVPATTLATLRRDDWDVPASIERLTGMVAVSQGADRAAARVAARVAR
- a CDS encoding PaaI family thioesterase, translated to MTDISAGPTGAQLFATMPFTEGLGVQVLDCRPELVRSRLAWREDLCTLGGSLHGGALMSLADATAAVCAYLNLPAGKQGTTTVESKTNFVRALRSGHATATSTPLHTGRSFIVVETEIRDDAGVLVAKVTQTQTVL